A single window of Methanotorris formicicus Mc-S-70 DNA harbors:
- a CDS encoding DUF2178 domain-containing protein encodes MNTIEESLVLIFGILSGVVLYYQQIYNYLFDVELGFFMLLFMVYFAIIVKYGNSEIVDEKELQIKYLASYRTLKAFIISIGLYYLLGKLFKTY; translated from the coding sequence TTGAACACTATTGAAGAAAGTTTGGTATTAATTTTTGGAATTTTATCAGGGGTTGTTCTTTACTACCAACAAATTTATAATTACTTATTTGATGTGGAATTGGGCTTCTTTATGTTGTTGTTTATGGTTTATTTTGCAATAATTGTAAAATATGGTAATTCAGAAATTGTTGATGAAAAAGAACTGCAAATTAAATATTTAGCATCATACAGAACTTTAAAGGCATTTATAATATCTATTGGATTGTATTATCTTTTAGGGAAGTTATTTAAAACTTATTAA
- a CDS encoding helix-turn-helix transcriptional regulator: protein MKNKLKIYRAMHNLTQEDLARKLGVSRQTIIAIEKGKYDPSLKLAFKIAKFFGVRIEDIFIYDEDE from the coding sequence ATGAAAAATAAATTAAAGATTTATAGGGCAATGCATAACTTAACTCAGGAAGATTTGGCGAGAAAGTTGGGAGTGAGTAGACAAACAATTATTGCAATAGAAAAGGGGAAATACGACCCATCTTTAAAATTAGCATTCAAAATAGCAAAGTTTTTTGGAGTTAGGATTGAAGATATATTTATTTATGATGAAGATGAGTGA
- a CDS encoding GNAT family N-acetyltransferase, which produces MIIIDTAKKEDIDDMINLLKQLFEIEKDFAPNYENQRKGLELLLNNKDAIIFVARYNDKVVGMCSIQTLISTAEGGKVGILEDLVVDENFRGMGVGSKLLLEVERYCKENGLLRLSLLADKDNKKALEFYKSRGWKFTNLICLRKFFGE; this is translated from the coding sequence ATGATAATCATAGATACTGCAAAAAAAGAGGATATTGATGATATGATTAATCTCTTGAAGCAACTTTTTGAAATAGAGAAAGATTTTGCCCCAAACTATGAAAATCAGAGAAAAGGCTTAGAACTTTTATTAAACAATAAAGATGCAATAATTTTTGTTGCGAGATATAATGATAAAGTAGTTGGAATGTGTTCTATTCAAACTTTAATATCAACTGCTGAAGGAGGAAAAGTTGGAATTTTAGAAGATTTGGTGGTTGATGAGAATTTTAGGGGAATGGGTGTTGGAAGCAAACTTTTATTAGAGGTAGAGAGATATTGTAAAGAAAATGGTTTGTTGAGATTATCTCTACTCGCAGATAAAGATAACAAAAAGGCACTTGAATTTTACAAATCCAGGGGATGGAAATTTACAAACTTAATATGCCTAAGAAAATTTTTTGGTGAGTAA
- the fen gene encoding flap endonuclease-1, which yields MGVQFNDLIPKKEIPIKYLSGKTVAIDGMNVLYQFLSSIRLRDGSPLRNKKGEITSTYNGIFYKTIYMLENDVTPVWVFDGKPPKLKEKTREERRKMREKAKEEFIKAKEIENIEEMQKYAKRMNFLTKDIVENSKKLLDLMGIPYVNAPAEGEGQASYMAKKGDVFCVVSQDYDALLYGAPRVVRNLTATKEELELIELKEVLNELGISHDDLIDMAILIGTDYNPKGVKGIGPKKALEIAKSKNKELYLKAIENYEEIKNIFKNPKVTDEYNIKLKKPDKDSIIKFLVEENDFSLDRVQPHVEKLCKLIEKKTKQVTLDAWFGG from the coding sequence ATGGGAGTACAATTTAACGATTTAATCCCAAAAAAGGAAATTCCAATAAAATATCTATCAGGAAAAACTGTTGCTATAGATGGGATGAACGTCCTTTATCAGTTTTTGTCAAGTATTAGGTTGAGGGATGGCTCTCCTTTAAGGAATAAGAAAGGGGAGATAACTTCAACATACAATGGAATATTCTATAAAACCATATATATGCTTGAAAATGACGTAACACCAGTATGGGTGTTTGATGGAAAACCGCCAAAATTAAAGGAAAAAACTCGAGAAGAAAGAAGAAAAATGAGAGAAAAGGCAAAAGAGGAATTTATAAAAGCAAAAGAAATAGAAAATATTGAGGAGATGCAAAAATATGCAAAGAGAATGAACTTTTTAACAAAGGATATCGTAGAGAACTCAAAAAAATTATTGGATTTAATGGGAATTCCTTACGTAAATGCCCCTGCAGAAGGGGAAGGGCAAGCATCATATATGGCGAAAAAGGGTGATGTGTTCTGTGTTGTTAGTCAGGATTATGATGCTTTGCTTTATGGAGCCCCAAGGGTAGTGAGGAACTTAACTGCAACAAAAGAAGAGTTGGAGTTAATAGAATTAAAAGAGGTTTTAAATGAGTTAGGCATTTCTCACGATGATTTGATAGATATGGCAATTTTGATTGGAACTGATTACAATCCAAAAGGAGTTAAGGGCATCGGACCAAAAAAAGCACTTGAAATAGCAAAATCAAAAAACAAAGAACTTTACTTAAAAGCAATTGAAAACTACGAGGAAATTAAAAATATATTTAAAAATCCAAAAGTTACTGATGAGTATAATATAAAATTAAAAAAGCCAGATAAAGATAGCATTATAAAGTTTTTGGTTGAGGAGAATGATTTTTCTTTGGATAGGGTTCAGCCACATGTTGAAAAACTCTGCAAATTGATTGAGAAAAAAACAAAACAAGTAACTTTAGATGCATGGTTTGGAGGTTAA
- a CDS encoding aconitase X, whose product MYLTKEEEKIYDGEYGEVLEKCMNLLVSLGDIYGAEKLIPISSSQISGVSYKTIGDIGLEFLRDFANEKVEVSVPSTLNPCGMDVDNWKKLGFPEDFAKKQLEIIDCFKKIGAEISCTCTPYLTGNLPRFREHIAWAESSAVSFANSVIGAKTNREGGPAALASAIIGKTPYYGYHLDENRKATHIIEVNIENPSIDVYGALGYIVGKTVKNGIPYFKNIKNINNDELKALGAAMAASSGVALYHVENITPEAKKAIDDNLEKITIDMDDIKDAYEELNTCNEAPDLICIGCPHCSLREIKEIAEFIKKNSIKLKCDLWICTSLHMKAIADRMGYTRIIEKAGGEIVKDTCMVVAPIEDMGYKRVATNSGKAGVYLPSFCKSEVIYGNIKDILK is encoded by the coding sequence ATGTATCTTACAAAGGAAGAGGAAAAAATATACGATGGAGAATATGGAGAGGTTTTAGAAAAATGCATGAATCTCCTTGTATCACTTGGAGATATTTATGGGGCGGAGAAATTAATTCCCATCTCATCATCCCAAATTTCAGGAGTCTCTTACAAAACAATTGGCGATATTGGATTGGAGTTTTTGAGGGATTTTGCAAATGAAAAGGTTGAGGTTTCTGTGCCTTCTACCCTAAATCCCTGTGGAATGGATGTGGATAATTGGAAAAAATTGGGATTTCCAGAGGATTTTGCAAAAAAGCAACTTGAAATCATAGATTGTTTTAAAAAAATTGGGGCCGAGATAAGTTGTACCTGTACTCCTTACCTAACTGGAAACCTTCCAAGATTTAGAGAGCATATCGCATGGGCAGAGAGTTCTGCAGTGAGTTTTGCAAATTCAGTTATTGGGGCAAAAACTAATAGAGAAGGAGGTCCTGCAGCGTTAGCAAGTGCAATAATTGGGAAAACTCCATATTATGGCTATCATTTGGATGAGAATAGGAAAGCAACACACATAATTGAGGTAAATATTGAAAATCCAAGTATTGATGTTTATGGTGCTTTGGGTTATATTGTTGGAAAGACTGTAAAAAATGGCATTCCATACTTTAAAAACATAAAAAATATTAATAATGATGAATTAAAGGCACTTGGAGCAGCAATGGCGGCAAGTAGTGGGGTCGCTCTATACCATGTAGAGAACATAACTCCTGAGGCAAAAAAAGCCATAGATGATAATTTGGAAAAAATCACCATTGATATGGATGATATTAAAGATGCTTATGAGGAATTAAACACCTGCAATGAAGCCCCAGATCTAATATGCATTGGATGTCCACACTGCAGTTTAAGAGAAATTAAAGAAATAGCGGAATTCATAAAAAAGAACAGCATAAAATTAAAATGCGATTTATGGATTTGCACATCCTTGCATATGAAGGCGATTGCAGATAGAATGGGATACACAAGGATTATAGAAAAAGCAGGAGGGGAGATAGTTAAAGATACCTGCATGGTAGTGGCTCCAATTGAAGATATGGGATATAAAAGAGTAGCAACAAACTCAGGTAAAGCAGGAGTTTATCTACCAAGTTTCTGCAAGAGTGAGGTTATTTATGGAAACATTAAAGATATTCTAAAATAA
- a CDS encoding coenzyme F420-0:L-glutamate ligase, translated as MKAHPIKTRYIKPGEDFIPIVIESLKNSKIRLDDGDFVVLSEKMVSTSENNFVDEKDVKPKFWAYLTYYWSKYLWGCILGPLLGTRKDRVKNLRKMPKKETLRHKQVVIDHVGLIYALKPASEGGVDLTNVPGTYASLLPKEPKKWAEKLHRKIKEEFGVDVVVMVVDTDATYRFFKWYVTALPYAIDGIIGGIGVLGYVIGKIGKKLGVGGLVGATPLAIAGNEIYKKYPLEEILKISDLADNSHITTKSIHDVMKKYNTFEITVEILEELEHTPVVVVKIE; from the coding sequence ATGAAAGCACATCCAATAAAAACAAGATATATCAAACCAGGAGAGGATTTTATTCCAATTGTCATTGAAAGTTTGAAAAATAGTAAAATAAGATTAGATGATGGGGACTTTGTTGTTTTAAGTGAGAAGATGGTTTCAACAAGTGAGAATAATTTTGTTGATGAAAAGGATGTAAAACCAAAATTTTGGGCATATCTCACCTATTATTGGTCAAAATATTTATGGGGATGTATTTTGGGGCCTTTGTTGGGAACAAGAAAGGATAGGGTAAAAAACCTCAGAAAAATGCCAAAAAAAGAGACGTTGAGGCATAAGCAAGTAGTTATTGACCATGTTGGTTTAATCTATGCTCTAAAACCTGCATCAGAAGGAGGTGTTGATTTAACAAATGTTCCGGGAACTTATGCTTCCCTATTACCAAAAGAACCAAAAAAATGGGCGGAGAAATTGCATAGAAAAATAAAAGAGGAGTTTGGTGTTGATGTTGTTGTTATGGTTGTGGATACTGATGCAACGTATAGGTTTTTTAAGTGGTATGTAACTGCTCTCCCTTATGCTATCGATGGGATTATTGGCGGAATTGGGGTTTTGGGATATGTTATTGGAAAAATTGGGAAAAAGTTGGGTGTTGGTGGATTGGTTGGGGCTACACCATTAGCCATTGCTGGAAATGAAATCTATAAAAAATATCCTTTGGAAGAGATATTAAAAATAAGTGATTTAGCAGATAACTCACATATAACAACAAAATCCATCCATGATGTTATGAAGAAATATAATACCTTTGAAATTACAGTTGAGATTTTGGAAGAATTAGAGCATACTCCAGTTGTTGTTGTTAAGATTGAATAG
- a CDS encoding MBL fold metallo-hydrolase, whose product MKIIPIASESFGVRSLATYVETEDVKVLIDPGVAIAPKRYGLPPNEIEFEQLRKLREILNNFAKKSDIITISHYHYDHYTPFHDDEYLDSKDYAKTLYKDKILLIKHPKEFINRSQMKRAETFLENVKNIAKEIHYADNKTFNFKNTQIKFSPPFPHGKDDKLGYVLLTTIKDKNFTFLHASDIQGVIFDDLKDYIINEHPNLIIMSGPPTYLIRMFGKENLKKVDENLKDILKNTDAQLILDHHFLRDKKYKEKLSVDFKTIAEYTGKKNYLLEAYRKDIKEGKQNFNTIQS is encoded by the coding sequence ATGAAAATCATCCCAATAGCAAGTGAGAGTTTTGGTGTCAGGAGTTTAGCAACTTATGTTGAAACAGAGGATGTTAAAGTTTTAATAGACCCTGGTGTAGCAATAGCACCAAAGAGATATGGCTTACCTCCAAACGAAATAGAATTTGAGCAATTGAGAAAGTTGAGAGAAATATTAAATAATTTTGCCAAAAAATCTGATATAATAACCATCTCCCACTACCATTATGACCACTACACGCCATTTCATGATGATGAGTATTTGGATTCAAAGGATTATGCAAAAACTCTCTACAAGGATAAGATTTTACTCATAAAGCATCCAAAAGAATTTATAAACAGGAGTCAGATGAAGAGGGCAGAGACATTCTTAGAGAATGTCAAAAACATAGCAAAAGAAATACACTACGCAGATAACAAAACCTTCAACTTCAAAAACACCCAAATTAAATTTTCCCCACCATTTCCACATGGAAAGGATGATAAGTTGGGATATGTTTTGCTAACAACCATAAAAGATAAAAACTTTACATTCTTACATGCCTCTGATATCCAAGGAGTTATTTTTGATGATTTGAAGGATTATATAATAAATGAGCATCCAAATTTAATAATAATGAGCGGTCCTCCAACATACTTAATAAGAATGTTTGGAAAGGAGAATCTAAAAAAGGTAGATGAAAATTTGAAGGATATATTAAAAAATACAGATGCACAACTCATCTTAGACCATCACTTTCTGAGGGATAAAAAATACAAAGAAAAATTAAGCGTAGATTTTAAAACAATTGCAGAATATACTGGAAAGAAAAATTATCTATTGGAAGCATATAGAAAGGACATAAAAGAGGGAAAACAAAATTTTAACACTATTCAATCTTAA
- a CDS encoding 4Fe-4S dicluster domain-containing protein, translated as MIEINENFCKGCDICIEVCPRNVFEKSKKLNKKGIYPPIPVNEDKCTKCNLCVLQCPDQAISIE; from the coding sequence ATGATAGAGATAAACGAAAACTTCTGCAAAGGATGCGATATATGTATTGAGGTTTGTCCAAGGAATGTCTTTGAAAAATCAAAAAAATTAAATAAAAAGGGTATCTATCCACCAATTCCAGTAAATGAGGACAAATGTACAAAATGCAATCTTTGCGTATTGCAGTGCCCAGACCAAGCAATATCTATTGAATAA
- a CDS encoding cupin domain-containing protein — translation MKIIKTEYDKIKPYITKDGSIIKELIHPSAHGDVKQSLAEAIIPAGSKTLLHKHHKSEEIYYILEGRGLMTLGDEKFEVKKGDTICIPPETPHKIENISDVPLKILCCSFPPYSHEDTELME, via the coding sequence ATGAAAATTATAAAAACTGAATACGATAAAATTAAACCATATATCACCAAAGATGGTTCAATAATTAAGGAATTGATACATCCAAGTGCCCACGGGGATGTAAAACAAAGTTTAGCAGAGGCAATAATTCCAGCAGGTTCTAAAACTTTATTGCATAAGCATCATAAATCTGAGGAGATATATTATATTTTGGAAGGTAGAGGATTAATGACATTAGGTGATGAAAAATTTGAAGTTAAAAAAGGGGATACTATATGCATCCCTCCCGAAACCCCCCATAAGATTGAAAACATAAGTGACGTTCCTTTAAAGATATTGTGTTGCAGTTTTCCACCATACTCTCATGAGGACACAGAATTAATGGAGTAA